The genomic stretch CGCGTCTCGCCCAACTCGTCTCGTTCGAGAAGATCACGGCGCCGTTCGACGGCGTGGTGACCGCGCGCGATGTGGACGTGGGCGCGCTCGTCACGGCGGGCGGCACGCCCGGGTCGGCATCGGCGGCCAACGAGCTGTTTCATGTGTCGCAGACGCAAACCCTGCGTGTGTTCGTCGACGTGCCTCAGGACGCCGCGCCGCAAGCCACGCCCGCCGCCCAGGTCTGGCTCACGACGCAGCAGTATCCGGGGCGCCGTTTTGCCGCCCGCGTCGCGCGCAACGCGGGCGCGATCGACCCGGTGAGCCGCACCTTGCGCGTGGAGATCGACGTCGACAATGCGGCGGGCGCGCTGCTGCCGGGCGCCTACGTGCAGGCGCATCTCGCGCTGAAAACGGCCGCGCCCGCGCTCGAAGTGCCCGCGAGCACGCTGCTGTTCCGGCCCGATGGCGTCGCGGTCGCCACCGTCGACGGCCGCGGCCGGGTGCGGCTCAAGCTCGTGCACCTGGGCCGCGATTTCGGCACGCGCGTCGAAGTCGCGTCGGGGCTCGTCGCGAGCGATCGCGTCATCGACAATCCCGGCGACAGCATCGTGGATGGCGAAGCGGTTTCCATCGCCGCCACGACCGGCGCGCCGCAAGACGCGGCGAAGGCGGCGCACTCATGAGCCCGTTGCGCTTTCCGACCTGTCCGAGGCGTGCGCTCGTCGTCGCACTCGGCGCGGCGCTGACCGCGTGCTCGAGCGCCCCGGCGTACCGGCCGCCGTCGGTGGATGTTCCCGCGCACTACGCGGGCGCGGGCACCGGCACCGAAGCGACCCCGGCCACCAGCTGGACCGCCGCCGCGCCCGCCGCCGACGCGCCGCGCGGCGCGTGGTGGCGCGTTTTCGGCGACACGCAGCTGAACGCGCTCGAAGCGCGTGTGGACGTGTCGAATCAGAGCGTGCGCAAGGCGCTCGCCGATCTCGACGCGGCTCGCGCCATGACCGACTTCCAGCGCGCGGGCTTGCTGCCCACGCTCACGGCGGGCGCCGCGCAGTCGCGCTATCGCACCTCCGCCAACAAGCAGGGGGCCTCGCTCGCGGGCAAGACCGTGCCCGACTACGCGATCGGGGCGACCGCGACGTGGGAACCGGACGTGTTCGGCCGCCTGCGCGATGAAGTGGATTCGGCCCGCGCGAACGCCCAGGCGAGCGCCGCCGACCTCGAAGCCGTGCGCCTTGCCGTGACCGCGCAACTCGCCGCCGACTATTTCGACTTGCGCTCGCTCGACGCGCAAAAGCGCCTGCTCGACGACAGCGTGCGCGGCTATGCGAGCGCGTTGCGCATCGTGCAGAACCAGCAGCGCAACGGCGCGATCGATGCTTCGGCGGTCGCGCAGGCGCAAACCCAGCTCGACAGCACGCGCACCCAGGCGCGCGACATCGACGTCAATCGGGCCCAGCTCGAACACGCCATCGCCACCTTGACCGGCGAACCCGCGTCGAACTTCTCGCTGCCGCCCGCGCCCGCCGACTACCGCGTGCCCGCGATTCCCGCGGGCCTGCCTTCGCAACTGATGGAGCGTCGCCCCGACATTGCCGCCGCGCAACGCCGCGTGGCGGCCGCCAATGCCGAGATCGGCGCCGCGCGCGCGGCGTTCTTCCCGAACCTCGTGCTGAGCGCGTCGGCGGGTCTGGAAAGCTCGTTCTTCGCGCCGTGGCTCAGTGCGCCGAGCCTGTTCTGGTCGCTGGGCCCGCAACTCGTCGGCACGCTGTTCGACGGCGGCAAGCGCAGCGCGACGTTGCGCGCGAAGACGGCGCAATACGACGGCACCGTGGCGCAGTATCGGCAAACCGTGCTCGGCGCGTTCGAGCAGGTCGAGAATCAACTCTCGGCGCTGCAGGCGCTCGCCGACGAATCGGCCACGCAGCAACGCGCGGCGCAAGCGGCCCAGCAGGCGCTGTCCCTCACCACCCGCCGCTACGACGCGGGCGCCGTGAGTTATCTCGATGTCGTGACCTCGCAGACCATTGCGCTGACCAACGAGCGCGACGCCGTGGTGATCGAAGGCCGGAGAATGGCCGCGTGCGTGCGCCTGATCGAAGCCCTCGGCGGCACGTGGGACGCGCCTGAGTCGAAAAACGAGTGATGCGTGGATCCAGCGTGGATGAAGCGTGGATCCCGCGCGCACGAGGTGTGAACGCGCGCGGCGAGCGCGACGCGATTATGGGCGCGGCGGGAACGTGAGCACGAAGCGCGTACCGCGCGCGTCGCTGCTTGCGCGGGCGTGGCCGCCATGCAGCTCCATCACGGTACGCACGATCGCGAGGCCGAGGCCCGCCGAGGCGCCCGCTCCCGTGCTCGCCGGCGCGTTCGTGCGCGAGGGATCGGCGCGATAGAAGCGCTCGAAAATCCGCTCGATATGCTGGGCCGGAATGGGCGTGCCGGGATTCTCGACGCTGACCTCGAGCGCCCCGCGCGCCGGGTTCTCCGCTTCGTTCGACGCCGTTCGCGCGGTAAGCGTGATGGTGCCGCCGCGCGGCGTGTAGCGCAGCGCATTCGCGAGCAGATTGCCCAGCGCGCGGCGAAACAGCTCGACGTCGGCCTGCAGCACACCGCCGCCCTGCACGTTGATGGCGAGCCCGGCCTCTTCCGCGAGCCCTTCGAAATATTCGGCGATCCGTTCGAGTTCCTCGCGTACGTCGAACGCGCGCTGCCGGGTTTCGAAGCGTGGATGCTCCGCGCGCGCGAGAAAAATCACGTTCTCGATCATGCGCGAAAGCCGGTCGCATTCCTCCAGATTGGACGCCAGCACGGTCACATAGTCTTCGGCGTCGCGCGGCCGGGCGAGCGCGATTTCCGTCGCCCCACGCAGATTGCCGAGCGGCGTACGCATGTCGTGCGCGAGGTCGGCGGTGAATTGCGACAAGTGCTGAAAGCCCGCGTGCAAACGCGCGAGCATGGCGTTCAGCGACGCCACCAGCGTGGCCAGTTCGTGCGGGACGTGCTTGACGCGGATCGGCTGATCGAGACGATGCGCCGTGACCTCGCGCGCCTGATCCGCGATCTGCCGCAGCGGCCGCAGCGCCAGCCGGATCAGCAGGTAACCGCCGAGCAACGCCACGAGCGTGCCGAGCGTGCCCGCGAACGTGAGCGTGTCGCGATACGAATCGAGCAGATCCAGCGGACCCCGCATGTCGCGCGCGATGAACACGCGCACGGTGGCGCCGTCGCGCAACGTGACGGCGAAATCGAGACTGCGCATGGGAACGCCGCGTGCCGTGCGCCACTCGCGGATGGCCGTATCGACGAGACGCGCATCGGGCGCCAGCACGAGTGCGCCGGCGCGTTGCGACGGGCCCGCGAGCTCGTTCGCGCGCACCGCGTCGCTCATGGGCACGGGCGGTTCGTCGAAGGTCTCGCCTTCGTCGTGCGCGACGAGCGTGTTGCCCCCGGGGCCCGCGATCAGCAGGGTCAGCGCGGGATTGCCGAGCACGGCGCTCGCGAGGCGCGGCGCGTGCGTGCGGGCATCGGCAACGGAACCCAGTTCGGCGACGAGACGGCGCACGTGGCGCGCGGCGAGCACGACGTCCTGGTCGTCACGCGTGCGCACCTGGTGCGCGAGCGCGACATAGAGATACCAGCCGACGCACACGAACACGAGCAAGGTGGTCGCGCCGAACACGGCCGCCAGGGTGGCCGCGAGCGAGCGGCGCATCATTCGCCCGCGTCCTTTTCTTCCATGACGTAGCCCACGCCGCGCACCGTGTGAATGAGCCTGTTCGGCCAGGCTTCGTCGATCTTGGCGCGCAAACGGCGAATCGCGACCTCGACCACGTTGGTGTCGCTGTCGAAATTCATGTCCCATACGAACGACGCGATCTGCGTGCGGCTCAACACCTCGCCCTGGCGGCGCGCGAGCAATTGCAGCAGCGAAAATTCGCGAGGTGTGAGGTCGATGCGCGTCGTGCCGCGTTTGACGCGGCGCCGGATCACGTCGATTTCGAGGTCCGCGACCCGCATGATCTCGGCTTCGCGCGGCGGCCCGCGGCGCGCCAGCGTGCGCACCCGCGCGAGCAACTCCACGAACGCGAACGGCTTGACCAGATAGTCGTCGCCGCCGAGTTCGAGCCCCTGCACGCGGTCGGCCACGTCGTCGCGCGCCGTGAGGAACAGCACGGGCGTGGGTTTCGTCGCGCGCAGGCGCTTGAGCACCGCCCAGCCGTCGAGCACCGGCAGCATGACGTCGAGCACGATCACGTCGTACTCCTCCTCCTGGGCGAGCAACAGCCCCTGAGCGCCGTCTACCGCGAGGTCCACGCTACAGCCCGACTCCTCGAGCCCTTTCTTGACGTAAGTACCCGTCTTCGGCTCGTCTTCGATCACGAGGATCCGCATGCGCTCTCTCCCGCTTCCCTTAAGCGGTCAATTCTAGCGCGCGCGGGCTCGTCCGCAGGATGGCCGGTACATGACATTTTCGACATCTTCGCCGGCCGATCTTTGGAGGCGCGCTGCGGGAGCCGTGGGATCTCGTGCGAGTCGATCCGTGAACTCACTCACGAGTCAGTGATGCTCGTATAACTGCGCGGTGTCGCCCGCCTGCGAGGCCGAGCCGGATTGCCAACGCACACGCACACCGGCCTGCGAGTGGCCTTGCGGCGACGCGCCATAGCCGCTGTCGTTTTGCGCGGGCGCATTGGCGCTCGCCATGCCGTCCGGGTAGTGCGTGTTCGACGGATGCAACGTGCCGTTGCGCTCCGCCTGAACCAGTTGCGCCTTCACTTCGGCGCGCGTCACATCGTGTGTCTGGGCCCAGGCCATGCCAGGAAGCAGCGACACCAGGGCGAGTGCACCGATCCATTGCTTTGCGTTCATGGTTTCATCCTCCGTTTGATCAAGCATTCAGGCTGGCGCGACATGCACTCGCGCTGTGCGGCCTTCTCGTGCAAGAAGGTGAGCCCATTGTGGGGATCGCCGCCTTAAGGGAGTCTGAATGGAACGGATGATGACGAATTTGTCATCGGCGCGTCATCTCAGTGTTTTGAATCTCACTCCATTGCGAGTTTCGTTGTCAGCCCGGTGTTAGCCAGAAATCAGATAAGCGTCAGATAAGTTTGGATCGCTAAACTTTTCCCGAACTCACTGCAAACAAACGCCCACCGCGTTCGATTCGACGGAGCCCTCATGAACACCCCGTATCTGACTCGCACGATGCCAGCCAGCAACAAGGTTCCCGAAGTCACGCTGGCATTCTGGCTCATCAAGATTCTTTCCACGACCGTGGGAGAAACCGGCGCCGACTTTCTCGCCGTCAACCTCGGCCTCGGTCAGGGTTTCACGATTCTGATCATGGGCGTATTGCTCGGCGCCGTGTGGATCGCGCAATTGCGCAGCCGGGACTGCGTGCTCTGGCTCTATTGGCTCGCGGTCGTGCTGGTGAGCATTGTCGGCACGCAGATCACCGACATCATGACCGACAAGCTCGGCATTCCGCTCGTACTCAGCGCGAGCGTTTTCGCGGCACTTCTCGTGGCGATCTTCGGCATCTGGTATCGGGTGGAAGGCACGCTCTCGATCCACACCATCGTGACGCGCCAACGCGAAGTCTTCTACTGGTCGGCCGTGCTCTGCACGTTCGCGCTCGGCACCGCCGCGGGCGACCTCGCCACGGAGGCGTGGGGACTCGGCTTCACGCGCGGTGTGCTGCTCTTCGGCACGCTGATCGCCATCACCTATATCGGCTTCCGGCGCGGCGCGAACGCCGTACTGACGTTCTGGGTCGCCTATGTGCTGACGCGGCCCTTCGGCGCATCGCTCGGCGACCTGTTGACGCAGTCCACGAATTACGGCGGGCTCGGGCTCGGCGCGCTGTGGACGAGCGCGTTGTTTCTCTGCGCCATCGTGGGGCTCGTCGCGCTATGCCACCTCGCACCGAATTCCGCTTTCGTCAGTCGTACTCCGAAGTAATCTCACTCACTCAAGGAGCCGTCATGCGCCTCAATCCATCGCTTCGCGTTTCGTCGCTCGTCATGCTGCTGGCCTTATCGAGCGTGACCGTCTTGGAAACGTCCCGCGCGCACGCGCAAAACGCGCCCGGCCGTACAGGAACCGCAGTACCCGTGGCGGTCGCGGCGCCGGCCAATGCGACCCACTCCGCACTCGGCGACCTGACGCCCTTTCGCAGCATTGCCGCCGACGTCTCGACCAAAGTCGATCAGGGCGATCTCGCGGGCGCCAAAACGCGCATCAAGGATCTCGAACTCGACTGGGATGCCGCCGAAGCGGGCTTGAAGCCGCGCTCGCCGCGCGACTGGCATGTTGTCGATAAAGCGATCGACCGCGCTCTGGACGCCTTGCGCGCCCGTACGCCCTCTCCCGCCGATTGCAAAGCCGCGCTGCACGCGCTGCTCGATACCTTCGACACCTTGCCGCACAAAAGCTGAAACCGCGCGTCGGCGCACGGCGTTTCGCCCGAACTTAACACTCGCTCGCAAGCGGTTTGCGCGCCGAGAGGAACGCCATGCGATTCACGGAGAGCAGGTTTGTTTGACCGATGCGCGAGCGCATAACCTGCTCGAACAGCGCACGCTCTTCCGCATTGAATTGCTCGGCCATGACCGTACGCAACGTGGGCGCCCAGGGAAACGGCGTGCTGTCGAGCAGCGTGTCCCACGACTGATGTTGCGGCGGCCGCGTCACATCGACATGAAACTCCATGTGAATGGCTTCGAAACCGGCTTGCATCGCGAAACCGACCAGGTCGCGCTCGCTGAAACTGGTCATGGGAACGCGCGCCGCTTCGGCTTCCGTGTCGGGATACTGCGTGCGTTTCCAGCGATACATCAGCTCGAAAAAGCGATTTTCGGGCGCGGCGGCATTCATGGCAACGAGCGTGCGTAGCGAACAGACCTCGAACGCTTCGTCGCGGCGGATCGGTTCCGCCAACGAAATCCGGCCACCGGGCTTGAGCACGCGAAACATCTCCGCGAGCGCGGCGGTCTTGTCGGGCAAATAGCCGAGTACGGCGCGCGTGGTTACCGCATCCACGCAGGCATCCGGCACTCGCAGCGCCGGTAGCGAACTTCGAATCCACGCGCACTGCGCCTGCACGCCCGCTTCTTCGGCGCGCTGGATGGCGCGCGTAATCAGTCTGGGCGAGACATCGACCATCAACACGTCGAGTTCCGAGCCTATACGCTCGATCGCGCGCAACGCCACCGCGCCCTCGCCGCATCCGGCGTCGAGAAGCGTCATGCCGGCACGCAACGCCGCGGCGTCCAGCAGCCGGTCGATGTCGGCGTTCAGGGCCGCGCGCAGGGATCGTTCGACCTCGGCATCGTTCGAAAAGCGGTCCGACATCAGCCAGTCGGCCCAAAGATCCGCGTTAGCCGTGATGTCGGAAGCGCTCGCTATCGTCATGCGATGAAAGGCGTGAGTGAGAGTTGACGCGACTGTAAGCGAGCGCGGCTTAGGGATTGATTAAGCGCCGCATCACCGTGCTATCGGGATGAGAGCGATCAGCGCCTGAGCCGGTAACCCACGCCGCGAACCGTCACGACGTCGTCCGTACCGAGTTTGCGGCGCAAGCTGTGCACATGCACATCCACCGACTTGAGGCTTTCGACTTGCCGAAACCCACGAACCTGTTCAGCGAGTTCGGCCCGAGTAAACGCGCGTTGTGGCGCGCTCACGAGCAAGGCGAGAATGCGGAACTCGGCGGGCGTGAGCCGGATCTTCTCGTCGTTGACGTGAACCAGCCCGCTTTCCGCGTCGAGTGTCAACGACGTTTCCACGCGAAGCGGCCTGCGCGACGTCACCCGCATCGATTGCAGGCGAAGCCGCGCATGCAGATCCGCGACATCGAAGGGCTTGATCAGATAGTCGTCGGCGCCCGCATCGATCGCGGCCAGCGGCTCGCCCGACATCACGCGGCCCGTCATGGCAATGACGCGCACGTGTCCGCCGTCGCGACGATAGCGCTTGAGCAATGCCAGTACGTCTATGCCGGCGAATTCCAGCGCCAGCAACACCACGTCGTATTTGTCGCCGCGCAGCGAGAGTTCCACCTCGTAGGCGCTGCGGGCCCAATCCGCTTCGTGCCCCGCGCGGCGCAACGCTTCGGATAACGTATGAACGGTCGCTTCATCGTCTTCAATCACCAGCAAACGCACCTACGCCTCCCATGGTCAGAGGCGATTGTGGCAGTGACTGACTTAGCTGAACCTTAACAACGCCCACCGAAAGCCTTACACGCGAGTCGAAGCGAATTCGCGCAGCGTGTCGCACAGCGCCTGCACCGCCGGTTCCGTGACCGCGTTGTACAGCGATGCGCGATGCCGCCCACCGAACGATGGCCTTCGAGTCCGATCAGGCCCTTCGCTTCGCAAAGCGCCACGAACTCGCGGTCGCGCCCGGCACTGCCAAACGAAAATGCCACGTTCATGCGGGAACGCCACGGCGAGTGCGCATGAACGCGCACGAACTCGCCGAGCTGGTCGAGCGTTTCGTAGAGATTCGCGGCCTTGCGATCGTTGATGTCTTTCATGCGGTCGAGCCCGCCGATCTCCGTTTTCAGCCAGCGCGTCACCAGCGTCAGCACGTAGATCGCGAACACGGGCGGCGTGTTGTAGTTGGAACGATGCGCAATGTGCGTGCGATAGTCGAGAATCGCCGGGAGACCGGCCGGAATGCGCTCGAGCCAGGCCCGCTTCACGATCGCGACCGTCACGCCGGAAGGCCCGAGATTCTTCTGTGCGTGCGCGTAGATCATCGCGAAGCGACCGGTATCCACGGGCTCGGAGAGAAAATCCGACGACATGTCCACCACCACGGGAACCGTGGCGGGCGCGTCCATCTGGCCGAACTGCAGCCCTTCGACGGTTTCGTTGGAAACGTAATGCAGGTACGCCGCCTCGCGAGGAATCTCGAGTTCGGACCAGCGCGGCAACGCGCGATATCCCGAAGCCGCGCCGTCCCAGATCACTTCGGCCGCGCCCACGCGCTTCGCCTCGGCGCTGGCGCGGCGGCTCCAGTAGCCGGAATCGACGTATTGCGGCGGCGCGAAGCCGGGGCCCGCGAAGTTCATCGGCACCATGGCGAATTGCAGGCTGCTGCCGCCCTGCATGAACGCAATCTCGTCGCCCTCGCCGAGACCGAGCAGCGCCCGCAGGTTATTGCTGGCTTCTTCCACGAGGTCGACGAACCAGGTCGAGCGGTGACTCATTCCGAGTACCGAGACGCCGGTTTCCGGCAACGCGCGAATCGCCTGCTGGGTCTGCTCCAGCACGCTCTCCGGCAACGCGCCCGGACCGCCCGAAAAGTTATGGATAGTCGGCACTTTCATGGCTCAACTCGTCCTTCTCGTCCTTCTCGTGCCTTGCGGGTCACCATGGCGCAAAATGCGTCGAAATACTTTCGCATCTGCGGCGACTTATAGGGAAACATCTCCGGGTCGTCCATGTCGTGCACTACCATGGCCGTGGCCAGTTCGAAAATCACGAGGCGCCCATCGGGACTTTCCGCGCAATCCAGTCCCACGTAATCGAGTCCGGTCAACTCCGCTACGCGCGCGAGCGCGTTGCTGTGGCGGCGGGCGAAGTCCTGCTGGAACGCCGCCATGAATGCCGCTTCTTCGCTCCGCCGCTCCGGATGCGAGATCATTTCCTCGTAGGGATAGTGCACCATCCAATGCTGCGAGATACCCATATGACTGATATGCGCCTGGCCGTCGATCAACGCGACACGGTACTTTCGA from Paraburkholderia acidisoli encodes the following:
- a CDS encoding efflux RND transporter periplasmic adaptor subunit, translated to MNDFDSPDDTGAPHATPAAPPVRSRGRGKTGFVLAALALALLAAGVVPRLHASRALAAQTAQQATLAVSVVQPQPAPAEQELVLPGAATPYADAAIYARTTGYVAHWYTDIGTHVTAGQVLADIAAPDLNAQLDAARADAAQAAAAYAYAKSTAARWQTMLQSQSVAQQDADAKTSDMQTKQAALAAAQANVARLAQLVSFEKITAPFDGVVTARDVDVGALVTAGGTPGSASAANELFHVSQTQTLRVFVDVPQDAAPQATPAAQVWLTTQQYPGRRFAARVARNAGAIDPVSRTLRVEIDVDNAAGALLPGAYVQAHLALKTAAPALEVPASTLLFRPDGVAVATVDGRGRVRLKLVHLGRDFGTRVEVASGLVASDRVIDNPGDSIVDGEAVSIAATTGAPQDAAKAAHS
- a CDS encoding efflux transporter outer membrane subunit, giving the protein MSPLRFPTCPRRALVVALGAALTACSSAPAYRPPSVDVPAHYAGAGTGTEATPATSWTAAAPAADAPRGAWWRVFGDTQLNALEARVDVSNQSVRKALADLDAARAMTDFQRAGLLPTLTAGAAQSRYRTSANKQGASLAGKTVPDYAIGATATWEPDVFGRLRDEVDSARANAQASAADLEAVRLAVTAQLAADYFDLRSLDAQKRLLDDSVRGYASALRIVQNQQRNGAIDASAVAQAQTQLDSTRTQARDIDVNRAQLEHAIATLTGEPASNFSLPPAPADYRVPAIPAGLPSQLMERRPDIAAAQRRVAAANAEIGAARAAFFPNLVLSASAGLESSFFAPWLSAPSLFWSLGPQLVGTLFDGGKRSATLRAKTAQYDGTVAQYRQTVLGAFEQVENQLSALQALADESATQQRAAQAAQQALSLTTRRYDAGAVSYLDVVTSQTIALTNERDAVVIEGRRMAACVRLIEALGGTWDAPESKNE
- a CDS encoding heavy metal sensor histidine kinase translates to MMRRSLAATLAAVFGATTLLVFVCVGWYLYVALAHQVRTRDDQDVVLAARHVRRLVAELGSVADARTHAPRLASAVLGNPALTLLIAGPGGNTLVAHDEGETFDEPPVPMSDAVRANELAGPSQRAGALVLAPDARLVDTAIREWRTARGVPMRSLDFAVTLRDGATVRVFIARDMRGPLDLLDSYRDTLTFAGTLGTLVALLGGYLLIRLALRPLRQIADQAREVTAHRLDQPIRVKHVPHELATLVASLNAMLARLHAGFQHLSQFTADLAHDMRTPLGNLRGATEIALARPRDAEDYVTVLASNLEECDRLSRMIENVIFLARAEHPRFETRQRAFDVREELERIAEYFEGLAEEAGLAINVQGGGVLQADVELFRRALGNLLANALRYTPRGGTITLTARTASNEAENPARGALEVSVENPGTPIPAQHIERIFERFYRADPSRTNAPASTGAGASAGLGLAIVRTVMELHGGHARASSDARGTRFVLTFPPRP
- a CDS encoding heavy metal response regulator transcription factor, with protein sequence MRILVIEDEPKTGTYVKKGLEESGCSVDLAVDGAQGLLLAQEEEYDVIVLDVMLPVLDGWAVLKRLRATKPTPVLFLTARDDVADRVQGLELGGDDYLVKPFAFVELLARVRTLARRGPPREAEIMRVADLEIDVIRRRVKRGTTRIDLTPREFSLLQLLARRQGEVLSRTQIASFVWDMNFDSDTNVVEVAIRRLRAKIDEAWPNRLIHTVRGVGYVMEEKDAGE
- a CDS encoding DUF4148 domain-containing protein gives rise to the protein MNAKQWIGALALVSLLPGMAWAQTHDVTRAEVKAQLVQAERNGTLHPSNTHYPDGMASANAPAQNDSGYGASPQGHSQAGVRVRWQSGSASQAGDTAQLYEHH
- a CDS encoding COG4705 family protein, encoding MNTPYLTRTMPASNKVPEVTLAFWLIKILSTTVGETGADFLAVNLGLGQGFTILIMGVLLGAVWIAQLRSRDCVLWLYWLAVVLVSIVGTQITDIMTDKLGIPLVLSASVFAALLVAIFGIWYRVEGTLSIHTIVTRQREVFYWSAVLCTFALGTAAGDLATEAWGLGFTRGVLLFGTLIAITYIGFRRGANAVLTFWVAYVLTRPFGASLGDLLTQSTNYGGLGLGALWTSALFLCAIVGLVALCHLAPNSAFVSRTPK
- a CDS encoding class I SAM-dependent methyltransferase, encoding MTIASASDITANADLWADWLMSDRFSNDAEVERSLRAALNADIDRLLDAAALRAGMTLLDAGCGEGAVALRAIERIGSELDVLMVDVSPRLITRAIQRAEEAGVQAQCAWIRSSLPALRVPDACVDAVTTRAVLGYLPDKTAALAEMFRVLKPGGRISLAEPIRRDEAFEVCSLRTLVAMNAAAPENRFFELMYRWKRTQYPDTEAEAARVPMTSFSERDLVGFAMQAGFEAIHMEFHVDVTRPPQHQSWDTLLDSTPFPWAPTLRTVMAEQFNAEERALFEQVMRSRIGQTNLLSVNRMAFLSARKPLASEC
- a CDS encoding response regulator transcription factor, whose amino-acid sequence is MRLLVIEDDEATVHTLSEALRRAGHEADWARSAYEVELSLRGDKYDVVLLALEFAGIDVLALLKRYRRDGGHVRVIAMTGRVMSGEPLAAIDAGADDYLIKPFDVADLHARLRLQSMRVTSRRPLRVETSLTLDAESGLVHVNDEKIRLTPAEFRILALLVSAPQRAFTRAELAEQVRGFRQVESLKSVDVHVHSLRRKLGTDDVVTVRGVGYRLRR